A single region of the Pseudomonas sp. B21-023 genome encodes:
- a CDS encoding class I SAM-dependent methyltransferase translates to MLEQQQAAGIRVEALAAQFQAQAEAWAQRLGLPLVDEAAEFAVQLGAEGLQIQQLGPQAPGPVRVDFVEGQAAHRRLYGGGNGQMIAKAVGIAQGVRPRVLDATAGLGKDAFVLASLGCEMTLIERQPLIAALLEDGLARARGDAEIGPIVARMQLLTGNAIERMRAWEGEAPQVIYLDPMFPHRDKSALVKKEMRVFRPLVGDDLDAPALLEAALALATHRVVVKRPRKAPIIEGGKPSHSLEGKSSRYDIYPKKALKG, encoded by the coding sequence ATGTTAGAGCAACAACAGGCGGCGGGTATCAGGGTCGAGGCGTTGGCCGCGCAATTCCAGGCGCAGGCCGAGGCATGGGCGCAGCGACTGGGCTTGCCGCTGGTTGACGAGGCGGCGGAGTTCGCCGTGCAACTGGGCGCCGAGGGCTTGCAGATCCAGCAACTGGGGCCGCAGGCGCCCGGGCCTGTGCGGGTGGATTTCGTCGAGGGGCAGGCAGCGCATCGACGGTTGTACGGCGGTGGCAACGGGCAGATGATCGCCAAGGCGGTCGGCATCGCCCAAGGCGTGCGGCCGCGGGTGCTCGATGCCACGGCGGGGCTGGGCAAGGACGCGTTCGTGCTGGCCAGCCTGGGCTGCGAGATGACCCTGATCGAGCGCCAGCCGTTGATTGCCGCGCTGCTGGAGGACGGTTTGGCGCGGGCGCGGGGGGATGCCGAAATCGGCCCGATCGTCGCGCGCATGCAACTGCTGACGGGCAATGCCATCGAGCGCATGCGTGCGTGGGAGGGGGAGGCGCCGCAGGTGATCTACCTCGATCCGATGTTCCCGCATCGCGACAAGAGCGCGCTGGTGAAGAAGGAGATGCGGGTGTTCCGGCCGCTGGTCGGCGATGACCTCGATGCGCCTGCCCTGCTCGAGGCTGCCCTGGCGCTGGCCACCCACCGGGTGGTGGTCAAGCGGCCGCGCAAGGCGCCGATCATAGAGGGGGGCAAGCCTTCTCACAGCCTTGAGGGCAAATCCAGCCGGTACGATATCTATCCGAAGAAGGCGCTGAAGGGGTGA
- the prfB gene encoding peptide chain release factor 2 (programmed frameshift) — translation MEIQPILNTIKDLTERSQSIRGYLDYDHKHDRLVEVNRELEDAAVWNKPEYAQALGRERAMLAQVVETLDKLANGLADCKDLLDMAVEEGDESAVGDVETELQGLEESLAQLEFRRMFSGEMDMNNAYLDIQAGSGGTEAQDWANILLRMYLRWADKRGFDATIIELSEGEVAGIKGATVHIKGEYAFGWLRTEIGVHRLVRKSPFDSGARRHTSFSAVFVSPEIDDKVEIEINPSDLRIDTYRSSGAGGQHVNTTDSAVRITHVPTNTVVACQNERSQHANKDTAMKMLRAKLYELEMQKRNAASQALEDSKSDIGWGHQIRSYVLDDSRIKDLRTGVERSDCQKVLDGDLDQYLEASLKQGL, via the exons ATGGAAATCCAACCGATCCTGAACACCATCAAGGACCTCACCGAGCGTTCCCAGTCCATTCGGGGGTATCTT GACTACGATCACAAACATGATCGTCTGGTCGAAGTAAACCGCGAGCTGGAAGACGCCGCCGTCTGGAACAAGCCCGAGTACGCCCAGGCCCTGGGCCGTGAGCGCGCGATGCTGGCGCAGGTGGTCGAGACGCTCGATAAGCTGGCCAACGGTCTGGCCGACTGCAAGGACCTGCTCGACATGGCTGTCGAGGAGGGCGATGAAAGCGCTGTCGGCGATGTCGAGACCGAGCTGCAAGGGCTGGAGGAATCCCTCGCCCAGCTCGAGTTCCGTCGCATGTTCAGCGGCGAGATGGACATGAACAACGCCTACCTGGATATCCAGGCCGGCTCCGGCGGCACCGAGGCTCAGGACTGGGCCAACATCCTGCTGCGCATGTACCTGCGCTGGGCCGACAAGCGCGGCTTCGACGCCACCATCATCGAACTGTCCGAAGGTGAGGTCGCCGGCATCAAGGGCGCCACCGTGCACATCAAGGGCGAGTACGCCTTCGGCTGGCTGCGCACCGAGATCGGCGTGCACCGCCTGGTGCGCAAGAGCCCGTTCGACTCCGGCGCCCGTCGCCACACCTCGTTCTCGGCGGTATTCGTCTCGCCCGAGATCGACGACAAGGTCGAGATCGAGATCAACCCGTCCGACCTGCGCATCGACACCTACCGCTCCTCGGGTGCCGGTGGTCAGCACGTCAACACCACCGACTCGGCGGTGCGTATCACCCACGTGCCGACCAACACCGTGGTGGCCTGCCAGAACGAACGTTCCCAGCACGCCAACAAGGACACCGCCATGAAAATGCTGCGGGCCAAGTTGTACGAGCTGGAGATGCAGAAGCGCAACGCCGCCTCGCAGGCGCTGGAAGACAGCAAGTCGGACATCGGTTGGGGTCACCAGATCCGTTCCTACGTGCTTGACGACTCGCGCATCAAGGACCTGCGTACCGGCGTCGAGCGCAGCGACTGCCAGAAGGTCCTGGACGGCGACCTCGACCAGTACCTGGAAGCGAGCCTCAAGCAGGGGCTGTAA
- the lysS gene encoding lysine--tRNA ligase, producing the protein MSDLKTEAQDLQQEENTLIALRKEKLAAERAKGNAFPNDFRRDSYCNDLQKQYADKTKEELEAAAIPVKVAGRIMLNRGSFMVIQDMTGRIQVYVNRKTLPEETLAAVKTWDLGDIISAEGTLARSGKGDLYVEMTNVRLLTKSLRPLPDKHHGLTDTEQRYRQRYVDLMVNEETRHTFRVRSQVISHIRKFLIERDFLEVETPMLQTIPGGAAAKPFETHHNALDMAMFLRIAPELYLKRLVVGGFEKVFEINRNFRNEGVSTRHNPEFTMLEFYQAYADYRDNMDLTEELFRELAQLVLGSTDVPYGDKVFHFGEPFVRLSVFDSILKYNPELTAADLQDVDRAREIAKKAGAKVLGHEGLGKLQVMIFEELVEHKLEQPHFITEYPFEVSPLARRNDDNPAVTDRFELFIGGREIANAYSELNDAEDQAERFLAQVAEKDAGDDEAMHYDADFVRALEYGMPPTAGEGIGIDRLVMLLTNSPSIRDVILFPHMRPQA; encoded by the coding sequence ATGAGCGACCTCAAGACCGAAGCGCAAGACCTGCAACAGGAAGAAAACACCCTGATCGCGCTGCGCAAGGAAAAACTTGCCGCCGAGCGCGCCAAGGGCAACGCCTTCCCCAACGACTTCCGTCGCGACAGCTACTGCAACGACCTGCAGAAACAGTACGCGGACAAGACCAAGGAAGAGCTGGAAGCAGCCGCCATCCCGGTCAAGGTTGCTGGTCGCATCATGCTCAACCGTGGCTCGTTCATGGTCATCCAGGATATGACCGGCCGCATCCAGGTCTACGTCAACCGCAAGACCCTGCCGGAAGAGACCCTGGCCGCGGTCAAGACCTGGGACCTGGGCGACATCATCAGCGCCGAAGGCACCCTGGCCCGTTCCGGCAAGGGCGACCTGTACGTCGAGATGACCAACGTGCGCCTGCTGACCAAGTCGCTGCGCCCGCTGCCGGACAAGCACCACGGCCTGACCGACACCGAGCAGCGCTACCGCCAGCGCTACGTCGACCTGATGGTCAACGAGGAAACCCGCCACACCTTCCGTGTGCGTTCGCAGGTGATCTCGCACATCCGCAAGTTCCTCATCGAGCGCGACTTCCTCGAAGTGGAAACCCCGATGCTGCAGACCATCCCCGGCGGCGCCGCGGCCAAGCCGTTCGAAACCCACCACAACGCGCTGGACATGGCCATGTTCCTGCGCATCGCCCCGGAGCTGTACCTCAAGCGCCTGGTGGTCGGTGGTTTCGAGAAAGTGTTCGAGATCAACCGCAACTTCCGTAACGAAGGCGTTTCGACTCGTCACAACCCAGAATTCACCATGCTCGAGTTCTACCAGGCCTACGCCGACTACCGCGACAACATGGACCTCACCGAGGAACTGTTCCGCGAACTGGCGCAGCTGGTGCTGGGCAGCACCGACGTGCCGTACGGCGACAAGGTGTTCCATTTCGGCGAGCCATTCGTGCGCCTGTCGGTGTTCGACTCGATCCTCAAGTACAACCCGGAGCTCACCGCTGCCGATCTGCAGGACGTCGATCGTGCCCGTGAGATCGCCAAGAAGGCCGGCGCCAAGGTGCTGGGCCACGAAGGCCTGGGCAAGCTGCAGGTGATGATTTTCGAAGAGCTGGTCGAGCACAAGCTGGAGCAGCCGCACTTCATTACCGAGTACCCGTTCGAAGTCTCGCCGCTGGCGCGTCGCAACGACGACAATCCGGCCGTGACCGACCGCTTCGAGCTGTTCATCGGTGGCCGCGAGATCGCCAACGCCTACTCCGAGCTCAACGATGCCGAAGACCAGGCCGAGCGCTTCCTGGCCCAGGTGGCCGAAAAGGACGCCGGTGACGACGAAGCCATGCACTACGACGCCGATTTCGTCCGTGCCCTGGAGTACGGCATGCCGCCGACCGCCGGTGAAGGCATCGGCATCGACCGCCTGGTGATGCTGCTGACCAACTCGCCGTCGATCCGCGACGTGATCCTGTTCCCGCACATGCGTCCACAGGCCTGA
- a CDS encoding TetR/AcrR family transcriptional regulator gives MPHQGAAGIATAVAESVQYQGRKTARQGSEQRRQQILDAAMRIVVRDGVRGVRHRAVAAEAGVPLSATTYYFKDIQDLLADTFAQYVERSAAYMAKLWTNTEGVLRQLLAQGDGSHEARAHLADEVARMLADYVLRQLNNRRDFLMAEQAFRQEALLCPRLAELVQAHEQILLHGARQILQVVGSRQPEQDAQMLTAIIEQMEYQGLLKDANAQSDGQMLAILVRYLQMVLASA, from the coding sequence ATGCCCCACCAGGGCGCCGCCGGCATCGCCACCGCCGTCGCCGAAAGCGTGCAGTACCAAGGTCGCAAGACCGCCCGACAGGGCAGCGAGCAACGCCGCCAGCAGATCCTCGACGCCGCCATGCGCATCGTCGTGCGCGATGGCGTGCGCGGCGTGCGCCACCGCGCCGTGGCCGCCGAGGCCGGCGTGCCGTTGTCGGCCACCACCTACTATTTCAAGGATATCCAGGACCTGCTGGCCGACACCTTCGCCCAGTACGTCGAGCGCAGCGCGGCCTACATGGCCAAGCTCTGGACCAACACCGAAGGCGTGCTGCGCCAGTTGCTGGCCCAGGGCGACGGCAGCCACGAGGCCCGGGCGCACCTGGCCGATGAAGTGGCGCGAATGCTGGCCGACTACGTGCTGCGCCAACTGAACAACCGCCGCGACTTCCTCATGGCCGAGCAGGCCTTCCGCCAGGAGGCGCTGCTGTGCCCGCGGCTGGCCGAACTGGTGCAGGCCCACGAGCAGATCCTGCTGCATGGCGCGCGCCAGATACTGCAGGTGGTCGGCTCGCGCCAACCGGAACAGGATGCCCAGATGTTGACGGCGATTATCGAGCAGATGGAATATCAGGGCCTGCTCAAGGATGCGAATGCGCAGTCCGATGGGCAGATGCTCGCTATCCTTGTCCGATACCTGCAGATGGTGCTGGCCTCGGCCTGA